A region from the Thauera humireducens genome encodes:
- a CDS encoding S8 family serine peptidase has translation MALRVAVVDSGCSAVHAPRVRAAAAFVIGDGGLDEVPVIEDVLGHGSRVADILLHGAPQAELLVAQVFRERLTTTAAQVAAAIDWAVANGAQLVNLSLGLREPRPALAEACARAVAAGVVLCAAAPARGQAVYPAAFAGVLRVSGDARCAPGELAAIGSAEIDFGAHVRPLGGSLTGAGASMACAWLSGLAAQYLASGGGVETLRDWLEEKACHRGVDDPRRRQHGD, from the coding sequence ATGGCGCTGCGGGTCGCGGTGGTCGACAGCGGCTGCTCGGCGGTGCATGCGCCGCGGGTGCGGGCGGCTGCTGCCTTCGTCATCGGTGATGGCGGCCTGGACGAGGTGCCGGTCATCGAGGATGTGCTCGGCCATGGCAGCCGCGTGGCGGACATCCTGCTGCACGGTGCGCCGCAGGCCGAGCTGCTGGTTGCCCAGGTGTTCCGCGAACGCCTGACGACGACCGCGGCGCAGGTGGCGGCGGCGATCGACTGGGCGGTGGCGAACGGTGCCCAGCTCGTCAACCTCAGCCTGGGCCTGCGCGAACCCCGGCCGGCGCTGGCCGAGGCCTGCGCGCGTGCCGTGGCGGCCGGCGTCGTACTGTGCGCGGCGGCGCCCGCGCGCGGCCAGGCGGTGTATCCGGCGGCTTTCGCGGGCGTTCTGCGGGTGAGCGGCGATGCGCGTTGCGCACCCGGCGAGCTCGCAGCGATCGGCTCTGCCGAGATCGATTTCGGTGCTCATGTGCGGCCGCTCGGTGGCAGCCTCACCGGCGCAGGCGCGAGCATGGCCTGCGCCTGGCTCAGCGGTCTTGCGGCGCAGTACCTGGCCAGTGGCGGTGGCGTGGAAACGCTGCGCGACTGGCTGGAGGAAAAGGCGTGCCACCGCGGCGTGGACGACCCGAGGAGAAGACAGCATGGCGACTGA